A genomic window from Prosthecobacter sp. SYSU 5D2 includes:
- a CDS encoding FAD-dependent oxidoreductase encodes MTRSLIASCLLLPSLLAAADSADVIIYGGSSGGITAAIQTARMGKKAILIEPTQFLGGLTTGGLGATDIGNKKAIGGMSREFYANIFKYYTDAGKWKQETREAYFARKPHGNTGSEDTMWTFEPHVASAIYDTMLKEAGPNITVVKGERLDLKKGVVKDGPQITKIIMESGREFTGPMFIDATYEGDLMAKAGVKYHVGREANSVYGETLNGVQVGHSHSHQFSKNVDPYVIPGDPSSGLLPGIEKDPGVEFSGDRKVQAYNFRMCTTDDAANKRDWEKPANYDERWFELALRNIEAGDHRISWAPAWMPNRKTDTNNNHAISTDFIGQNWDYPEADYETRAKIWKAHEDWQKGLMWTYAHHPRVPKHIQAEYQKLGLAKDEFTDNDNFPRQMYVREARRMIGDYVMTEKNCKRIEVIEDSVGMGAYNMDSHNIQRYVTKEGYVRNEGDVQVRSRPYPISYRSIRPKAEECTNLLVPLCLSASHISYGSIRMEPVFMVMGQSAATAAIHAIEQGTTVQGIDYEKLKARLLQDGQMLDFETPPIPEVASYAKESLPGIVLDDTDADLTGFDSQGHTTPGFVRPFYRHDGGQNKGPQRARYTPDLPKAGRYQVLVSYCANNNRSDAVPVKILHADGETVVKVNQKKGPDSAHNFHNVGTFTFPAGKSTWVEISNEGTKGFVIVDAVQWLPVK; translated from the coding sequence ATGACGCGTTCTTTAATAGCCTCCTGTCTTCTTTTACCCTCCCTCCTGGCCGCTGCGGATTCGGCGGATGTCATCATTTATGGCGGCAGCTCCGGCGGCATCACCGCCGCCATCCAGACGGCGCGCATGGGGAAGAAGGCCATCCTCATTGAGCCCACCCAGTTCCTCGGCGGCCTCACCACCGGCGGCCTGGGCGCGACGGACATCGGCAACAAAAAGGCCATCGGCGGCATGTCGCGCGAATTTTACGCCAACATCTTCAAATACTATACGGACGCCGGGAAGTGGAAGCAGGAGACGCGCGAGGCCTACTTCGCCCGCAAGCCGCATGGCAACACGGGCAGCGAGGACACCATGTGGACCTTTGAGCCGCATGTCGCCTCCGCCATTTATGACACCATGCTGAAGGAGGCCGGGCCAAACATCACCGTCGTCAAAGGCGAGCGTCTGGACCTGAAAAAAGGCGTCGTCAAAGACGGCCCGCAGATCACCAAAATCATCATGGAAAGCGGCCGCGAATTCACCGGCCCCATGTTCATTGATGCCACCTATGAGGGCGACCTCATGGCCAAGGCCGGCGTCAAATACCACGTCGGGCGCGAGGCCAACAGCGTCTATGGCGAAACGCTCAACGGTGTGCAGGTGGGTCACAGCCACAGCCACCAGTTCAGCAAAAATGTGGATCCTTATGTGATTCCTGGCGACCCCTCCAGCGGCCTGCTGCCCGGCATCGAAAAAGACCCCGGCGTGGAGTTCAGCGGCGACCGCAAGGTGCAGGCCTACAACTTCCGCATGTGCACCACCGATGACGCCGCCAACAAGCGCGACTGGGAAAAGCCCGCCAACTATGATGAGCGCTGGTTTGAGCTGGCCCTCCGCAACATCGAAGCCGGTGACCACCGCATCTCCTGGGCCCCCGCCTGGATGCCTAACCGCAAGACGGACACGAACAACAACCACGCCATCAGCACCGACTTCATCGGCCAGAACTGGGACTACCCGGAGGCCGATTACGAAACCCGCGCCAAGATCTGGAAAGCCCATGAAGACTGGCAGAAAGGCCTCATGTGGACCTACGCCCACCACCCGCGCGTGCCCAAGCATATCCAGGCCGAATACCAAAAGCTGGGCCTGGCCAAGGATGAATTCACCGACAACGACAACTTCCCGCGCCAGATGTACGTCCGCGAAGCCCGCCGCATGATTGGTGATTACGTCATGACCGAAAAGAACTGCAAGCGCATCGAGGTCATCGAAGACAGCGTCGGCATGGGCGCTTACAACATGGATTCCCACAACATCCAGCGTTACGTCACCAAAGAAGGTTATGTCCGCAATGAAGGCGATGTGCAGGTGCGCAGCCGCCCGTATCCCATCAGCTACCGCAGCATCCGGCCCAAGGCGGAGGAGTGCACCAACCTCCTCGTCCCCCTTTGCCTCAGCGCCAGCCACATTTCCTATGGCAGCATCCGCATGGAGCCCGTCTTCATGGTCATGGGCCAGAGTGCCGCCACCGCCGCCATTCACGCCATCGAGCAGGGCACCACCGTCCAGGGCATTGACTATGAAAAGCTGAAGGCCCGCCTCCTGCAGGACGGCCAGATGCTGGACTTCGAAACCCCGCCCATCCCGGAAGTGGCCTCCTATGCCAAAGAAAGCCTCCCCGGCATCGTCCTGGATGATACCGACGCCGACCTCACCGGCTTTGATTCCCAAGGCCACACCACGCCAGGCTTCGTCCGGCCCTTCTATCGTCATGACGGCGGCCAGAACAAAGGCCCCCAGCGCGCCCGCTACACGCCGGACCTGCCCAAGGCCGGCCGCTACCAGGTCCTCGTGTCCTACTGCGCCAACAACAACCGTTCCGACGCCGTGCCCGTGAAAATCCTCCACGCCGATGGCGAAACCGTCGTCAAAGTAAACCAGAAAAAAGGCCCCGACAGCGCCCACAACTTCCACAACGTCGGCACCTTCACCTTCCCCGCCGGCAAATCCACCTGGGTGGAAATCAGCAACGAAGGCACCAAAGGCTTCGTCATCGTGGACGCCGTCCAGTGGCTGCCTGTAAAGTAG
- a CDS encoding UbiA family prenyltransferase produces MLRPWLELARISNLPTVWTNVTAAWLLAGGSWNGDLAPRLQLAWLLLAGSLLYTGGMILNDAADVRHDREHKKDRPIPSGKISPLAAWVVGLGMMAGGAWIGVFEAGASVPIVAALLAAILFYDLYHKPWPGAVWVMGACRVLLFSMAASSLPTAGSGVPWWLDDLALPFALTLGAYIVGLTMVARMEAKGAVVTPLRAFFAKALLYAPAVVGLVFWLSRANWRLIPLLGDLTPLAPLPFLLVFIAMVLYATRLMRQGGPAIGRAVGILLAGIAIVDALAVIQVSLPLACGFVLMAPLLRLWQRWIAAT; encoded by the coding sequence ATGCTCCGACCCTGGCTCGAACTCGCCCGCATCTCCAATCTCCCCACCGTCTGGACCAACGTCACCGCCGCGTGGCTGCTGGCAGGCGGCAGCTGGAACGGTGATCTTGCGCCGCGCCTCCAGCTTGCCTGGCTGCTGCTCGCCGGATCGCTGCTCTACACCGGCGGCATGATCCTCAATGACGCCGCCGATGTCCGGCATGACCGCGAGCATAAAAAAGACCGCCCCATCCCCAGCGGCAAAATCAGCCCCCTGGCCGCGTGGGTTGTCGGCCTCGGCATGATGGCAGGTGGCGCGTGGATCGGGGTGTTCGAGGCCGGGGCCAGCGTGCCCATCGTCGCCGCCCTCCTCGCCGCCATCCTCTTTTACGATCTCTATCACAAGCCCTGGCCCGGCGCCGTCTGGGTCATGGGAGCCTGCCGCGTGCTGCTTTTTTCCATGGCCGCCTCTTCCCTACCCACCGCAGGTAGCGGGGTTCCTTGGTGGCTGGATGACCTGGCCCTCCCTTTCGCCCTCACCCTCGGGGCCTACATCGTCGGCCTCACCATGGTGGCCCGCATGGAGGCCAAAGGTGCCGTCGTGACGCCGCTGCGCGCCTTCTTCGCCAAAGCCCTCCTTTACGCCCCTGCCGTGGTCGGCCTGGTTTTCTGGCTCAGCCGGGCCAACTGGCGGCTCATTCCTCTCCTGGGAGATCTCACGCCGCTGGCCCCCCTGCCCTTCCTCCTCGTCTTCATCGCCATGGTTCTTTATGCCACCCGCCTCATGCGCCAGGGCGGCCCGGCCATTGGCCGCGCAGTGGGCATCCTGCTGGCGGGCATCGCCATCGTGGATGCCCTGGCCGTCATCCAGGTTTCCCTGCCCCTCGCCTGCGGCTTTGTCTTAATGGCCCCGCTTTTGCGCCTCTGGCAGCGCTGGATCGCCGCCACCTGA
- a CDS encoding 3-dehydroquinate synthase, translating to MERKTAPSMLEKKIRLEYAHRILFTRDVFAPANTTVRDLLLLDHPNKVPRVLVFVDDHVATANPQLLDSLRTYARAHAEVLDLAGEPVILPGGEPCKNDFSLVQHCWQAINDAGLDRHSYVFVIGGGATLDLVCFAAATAHRGIRHVRFPTTTLSQGDGGVGVKNGVNYFEKKNWVGSFSVPFAVVNDFAFLESLPERERRNGIIEAIKVSLIRDRAFFEEMERMAGPLARLEQPALERIVQRSAELHVEHIASGGDPFELGSARPLDFGHWAAHKLEQITHFAVSHGEAVAIGMAVDLVYSVKKGILDAPTARRVIRLIQQIGFETFHPDLLAEGKSGEPTILEGLEEFREHLGGELTVTLVPKIGQKLEVHEMDRHLILEAMEELREKCAVDSLAGVG from the coding sequence TTGGAGAGAAAAACCGCCCCCTCAATGCTGGAGAAGAAAATCAGGCTCGAATACGCTCATCGCATCCTTTTTACCCGCGATGTGTTTGCCCCTGCCAACACGACGGTCCGCGACCTGCTCCTGCTGGACCACCCCAACAAAGTGCCCCGCGTGCTCGTCTTCGTGGATGACCATGTGGCCACCGCCAATCCCCAGCTCCTGGACAGCCTGCGCACCTATGCCCGCGCCCATGCCGAGGTGCTGGACCTGGCCGGTGAGCCCGTCATCCTGCCAGGGGGCGAGCCCTGCAAAAACGACTTCTCCCTCGTCCAGCACTGCTGGCAGGCCATCAATGATGCCGGGCTGGACCGCCACAGCTACGTCTTTGTCATCGGCGGCGGTGCCACCCTGGACCTCGTCTGTTTTGCCGCCGCCACCGCGCATCGCGGCATCCGCCACGTGCGCTTTCCCACCACCACCCTCAGCCAGGGCGATGGCGGTGTGGGCGTGAAAAACGGCGTCAATTACTTCGAGAAAAAGAACTGGGTCGGCAGCTTCTCCGTCCCCTTCGCCGTGGTGAATGACTTCGCCTTTCTCGAGTCCCTCCCCGAGCGCGAACGCCGCAACGGCATCATCGAGGCCATTAAAGTCTCCCTCATTCGCGACCGCGCCTTCTTTGAGGAAATGGAGCGCATGGCCGGCCCCCTCGCCCGCCTGGAGCAGCCCGCGCTGGAGCGCATCGTCCAGCGCAGCGCCGAGCTGCATGTGGAGCACATCGCCAGCGGTGGCGACCCTTTTGAACTCGGCAGCGCCCGTCCTCTGGACTTCGGCCACTGGGCCGCGCATAAGCTGGAGCAGATCACCCACTTTGCCGTCAGCCATGGCGAAGCCGTCGCCATCGGCATGGCCGTGGACCTCGTCTATTCCGTCAAAAAAGGCATCCTCGATGCCCCCACCGCCCGCCGCGTCATCCGCCTCATCCAGCAGATCGGCTTCGAGACCTTCCACCCTGATCTCCTCGCCGAAGGCAAATCCGGCGAGCCCACCATCCTCGAAGGCCTCGAAGAATTCCGCGAGCACCTCGGCGGCGAACTCACCGTCACCCTCGTCCCCAAAATCGGCCAAAAACTCGAAGTCCACGAAATGGACCGCCACCTCATCCTCGAGGCCATGGAAGAGCTCAGGGAGAAGTGTGCGGTGGACAGCCTGGCGGGTGTGGGGTGA
- a CDS encoding zinc-ribbon domain containing protein, which yields MDIFGNTDPKLMPGHFFWSAIHLKHDSAIPADISKQNFSVCPRHWYLDADFKCATCHQEFTWTAGEQKAWFEEYHFWIDAFPVHCRKCRAVTRHLQRLRKEYDSTVAAAKTGGRLDQKRRMVDILRELKINLGSLPEGMNETMELLQRQIANISELNSEGTSS from the coding sequence ATGGACATCTTCGGAAACACAGATCCCAAGTTGATGCCGGGCCACTTTTTTTGGAGCGCCATTCACCTAAAGCACGATTCCGCCATCCCGGCTGACATCAGCAAACAAAACTTTTCGGTCTGTCCCAGACATTGGTATCTCGATGCAGACTTCAAGTGTGCCACATGTCATCAGGAATTTACCTGGACTGCAGGAGAGCAGAAAGCCTGGTTCGAAGAATATCATTTCTGGATAGACGCTTTTCCCGTTCACTGCAGAAAGTGCCGGGCAGTCACGCGTCATCTTCAGAGGTTGCGGAAGGAGTATGATTCTACAGTGGCTGCCGCGAAAACTGGAGGTCGGCTCGATCAGAAACGCCGTATGGTGGACATTCTGAGAGAATTGAAAATCAACCTTGGATCCCTTCCTGAAGGCATGAATGAAACAATGGAGCTTTTGCAGCGGCAAATCGCCAACATATCAGAACTCAATAGTGAAGGCACCAGCAGTTAG
- a CDS encoding type II toxin-antitoxin system VapC family toxin, translated as MRLLLDSCAVVWWLNGPELLSDSARTAIASSSNQVFVSAASLWELGLKVAKGKLKMPPGMLQVLEADGIQPLSVTCAHAEASLTLAPVHADPFDRLLIAQALSENMILVTRDEVIPRYLVQVMRA; from the coding sequence ATGAGACTGCTGCTGGATTCCTGTGCCGTGGTGTGGTGGCTGAACGGGCCGGAACTGCTTTCGGATTCCGCCCGGACAGCCATCGCCAGCTCCTCCAACCAGGTCTTTGTCAGCGCCGCTTCCCTCTGGGAACTGGGGCTGAAGGTGGCCAAAGGAAAGCTCAAAATGCCGCCAGGCATGCTGCAGGTTTTGGAGGCGGACGGCATTCAACCGCTGAGCGTCACCTGCGCCCATGCCGAGGCATCTCTGACGCTGGCCCCCGTCCATGCCGATCCCTTTGACCGCCTTCTCATCGCCCAGGCCCTGTCTGAAAACATGATCCTGGTGACACGGGATGAAGTGATCCCTCGCTACCTGGTGCAGGTGATGCGGGCTTGA
- a CDS encoding type II toxin-antitoxin system prevent-host-death family antitoxin, giving the protein MKIINIQAAKTHLSRLVEDVVNGEEIILGKAGKPLVRLVPYVVPKGDRVGGQFRGQIWEAEDCWSDAGDLLDESVSGELYHHIPEPALVAEAPARA; this is encoded by the coding sequence ATGAAAATCATCAACATCCAGGCTGCCAAGACACACCTTTCCCGTCTCGTGGAAGACGTGGTGAACGGTGAAGAAATCATTTTGGGAAAAGCAGGCAAGCCGCTGGTCCGTCTGGTGCCTTATGTCGTGCCCAAAGGTGACCGTGTGGGAGGCCAGTTCCGGGGGCAGATCTGGGAGGCGGAGGATTGCTGGTCAGATGCCGGGGACCTGTTGGACGAATCGGTTTCCGGGGAGCTCTACCATCACATCCCTGAACCTGCACTCGTTGCGGAGGCTCCGGCACGCGCATGA